The following coding sequences lie in one Arachis stenosperma cultivar V10309 chromosome 5, arast.V10309.gnm1.PFL2, whole genome shotgun sequence genomic window:
- the LOC130980628 gene encoding uncharacterized protein LOC130980628 — protein MYLADASDVTRCKAFPTTLSKAAMKWFDSLPPRSVTSFEDLSRKFLMRFSIQKDKVKHAPSLLGIKQEVGEPLQDYMEMFNKACLKIQELPTEAVIMGLVNGLREGPFSQSIYKRHPTSLSDVQERAEKYINMEENAILREPSWRQGPPHSAKEKEREPKKKEERDDEDRRDPPPQTPERHIHMISGGFAGGGLTKSSRKRHLKRVYQVENESPDLPTISFTKEDGQGIMPGHDDPVVKTMILANANLHRTLVDQGSSADILFKPAFD, from the exons atgtatctggCTGATGCTTCTGATGTGACTCGctgcaaagctttcccgaccaccCTGTcaaaagcagcgatgaagtggttcgatagcctccccccaAGGTCGGTTACTAGCTTTGAGGACCTCTCGAGAAAGTTCTTAATGaggttctccatccagaaggataaagtaaAGCACGCACCGAGTCTCCTGGGAATTAAACAAGAGGTTGGAGAACCTCTACAGGACTACATGGAAATGTTCAACAAAGCGTGTTTGAAAATTCAAGagctgcccacagaggcagttaTCATGGGGCTAGTAAATGGACTTAGAGAGGGCCCCTTTTCTCAGTCCATATATAAAAGGCACCCCACCTCTTTGAGTGATGTACAAGAGAGagcagaaaagtacatcaacatggaggaaaatgccATATTACGGGAGCCAAGCTGGCGACAGGGGCCCCCTCACTCagcaaaagagaaagaaagggagCCCAAGAAAAAAGAGGAG cgaGATGATGAGGacagaagagacccaccaccaCAAACCCCCGAGAGACATATACATATGATATCTGGAGGATTCGCGGGAGGGGGACTCACTAAGTCATCTCGCAAACGACACCTAAAGCGAGTTTATCAAGTCGAGAACGAATCCCCCGATCTCCCAACCATCTCATTCACCAAAGAGGATGGGCAAGGGATCATGCCCGGGCATGACGACCCGGTGGTGAAAACCATGATCTTGGCGAATGCCAACCTCCACAGGACCTTGGTAGACCAAGGGAGTTCGGCTGATATACTCTTTAAGCCCGCATTCGACTAG